The following nucleotide sequence is from Coffea eugenioides isolate CCC68of chromosome 3, Ceug_1.0, whole genome shotgun sequence.
TGATTTGCTCGATCCCTACATTCACTCCAAGCCTACAAATATCGCCCATTGCTTTTCAAGTTCCTCATCCCTCAGATTATTACAGCAAAATTAATCTTAGCCTTTACAGATTCTAGTAGCCACCCCTGATAAgaaaataaacagcaaaatgAGATTTCTCGCTATCCcatttctcttccttttcttcctcttgccaTCAGCTGAGAGTGTAACGTACAATGTGCAGAGTTACGGGGCGAAATCTGATGGGAGAAGTGATTCCACGAATTCTTTTCTGAGTGCATGGGCTGCAGCTTGTGCCTCAGTTGCGCCTGCAACAATCTATGTTCCACCGGGAAGATTTTTGGTTGGTGGAGCCTcattttggggccaaaattgcAAGAATAATGCTATAACCATTCGCATTGATGGAACCCTTGTTGCTCCATCTGATTATAATGTTCTTGGACATTCCGGTAACTGGCTCAAGTTTGAAAGAGTTAATGGACTTTCGATTTACGGTGGAACCCTTGATGGCCAAGGGACTGGTCTCTGGGCTTGCAAAAACTCCGGCAAGCATTGTCCTCAGGGAGCAACGGTAGGTTGGATAGTCTCAATATTGTTTTGaaactttattattttttttccaaaacaagAACCGACATCATTTACATTACTCTAAAGGGTACGATATATTATACAAGACTAACTTCCCTGAGGATTTAACTGCAGGTATACAATACTATAAGTGATTCCTAACTTTTACCAAGTACCAAATAGGCATGTGCTATGAACTTAAAAACCGCAATTGCACTAACAAGCATGTGCCGCGAAATGTTATTCCATATTCAGTTGAATTCGATAATATTGATTGATCATTTCCTTTATGttgtttcttgtttttctatGGTGCTACAGTCATTGGGATTCTACAATTCAAACAAAGTCTTGGTCAGTGGACTAAGTTCATTAAACAGTCAATTTTTCCATATCATCCTTGATGGCTGCCAAAACACTAGGCTAGAAGGAGTAAAGATTTCAGCTCCAGAAAACAGCCCAAACACTGATGGAATTCATGTCCAATCATCTTCTGGCATTACAATTACTAACTCTCACATTGGCACTGGTGATGATTGCATATCATTAGGCCCCGGATGCTCCAACATGTGGGTTGAGAATATCAGCTGTGGTCCTGGCCATGGAATAAGGTATCAAAATCGGAAAGTTATTAAGAGTCCATAGAGTTCTTTAATTGTCGTTGCTGTAATTTTGTTTTGTATGGTCACTAATACATTGACTTTGCGGTTGATTTAGTATTGGTAGCCTGGGAAGCAGTGTGCAAGAACCAGGAGTTAAAAATGTGACAGTTAAAACTGTTACATTTTCGGGCACAGAAAATGGTCTGAGGATAAAAACATGGGCAAAGCCTAGCAAAGGATTTGTTGCCGGAGTTCTGTTTCAGCATGCAGTAATGATTAATGTCCAAAACCCTATCATAATCGACCAAAATTACTGCCCCAGTGGCGGCAGGTGTCCCGGTCAGGTATGATTAAAAGAATCCCTTCTATCACTCTTTTATCTTTCTGGGAAAAAAAAGTTGATAAATTCAGAAATGGAAGCTGATAAATCTGTACATTGACTTTTGGCAGGCCTCAGGC
It contains:
- the LOC113767090 gene encoding polygalacturonase-like, producing the protein MRFLAIPFLFLFFLLPSAESVTYNVQSYGAKSDGRSDSTNSFLSAWAAACASVAPATIYVPPGRFLVGGASFWGQNCKNNAITIRIDGTLVAPSDYNVLGHSGNWLKFERVNGLSIYGGTLDGQGTGLWACKNSGKHCPQGATSLGFYNSNKVLVSGLSSLNSQFFHIILDGCQNTRLEGVKISAPENSPNTDGIHVQSSSGITITNSHIGTGDDCISLGPGCSNMWVENISCGPGHGISIGSLGSSVQEPGVKNVTVKTVTFSGTENGLRIKTWAKPSKGFVAGVLFQHAVMINVQNPIIIDQNYCPSGGRCPGQASGVRISDVTYQDVHGTSATEVAVNFDCSKNNPCSRITLEDVKLSYKDQPAMASCINAGGSSSGLVEPKACL